In Humulus lupulus chromosome 6, drHumLupu1.1, whole genome shotgun sequence, a single genomic region encodes these proteins:
- the LOC133783245 gene encoding desmethyl-deoxy-podophyllotoxin synthase-like, giving the protein MEQFITTILSFLLFLLVILKVVARERFNSTPKLPPGPWKLPVLGNLHNLIGSISHHRLRDLANKYGPLMHLQFGEHSHIVVISSPEIAQEMIKTHDINFSGRSNPHATSILETMGIIFAPYGDYWKKVRKICSEELLRPSRVKSFRSIREEEVSNLIRYLYSNAGVSINLSEKIFSMTYAITARAAFGKKCKNQKNFISAVNEGQEFVGSFSLCELFPSHKWLQWIFGITSKLEEIFQTSDRIFGDIIKECEAEMAAMNDKGGKASSLLGVLLNIKEDGDLELPLKTENIRDILTDIFVAGSDTSSITLEWAMLELIKNPRVMRKAQAEVRQVFGSKEQVDETGLHELKFLSLVIKETLRLHPPAPFLIPRETKESCALNGYHIPAKTKVLVNAWAIGRDPRYWTEAEKFYPERFIDSAVDFKGSNFELIPFGVGRRICPGISFAIANIELPLAQLLYHFDWKLPHGINHENLDMTEISGLLVKRKEDLHLIPVPRSSVPSSS; this is encoded by the exons ATGGAGCAATTTATTACCACCATTTTATCCTTTCTTCTCTTCTTGTTAGTAATACTGAAAGTAGTAGCCAGAGAGAGATTCAATTCAACTCCAAAGTTACCTCCAGGGCCATGGAAACTTCCTGTCCTGGGAAATCTTCACAATCTTATTGGCTCTATATCACATCATAGACTAAGAGATTTGGCCAacaaatatggaccattgatgcATCTACAATTTGGTGAGCATTCTCATATAGTTGTTATTTCTTCACCTGAGATTGCACAAGAGATGATAAAAACTCACGATATTAACTTCTCTGGAAGGTCAAACCCCCATGCTACAAGTATACTTGAAACTATGGGTATCATCTTCGCTCCTTATGGAGACTATTGGAAAAAAGTTCGAAAAATTTGCTCTGAAGAATTGTTGAGGCCTAGCCGTGTTAAGTCATTCCGGTCAATCAGGGAAGAAGAGGTATCCAATCTAATCAGATATTTGTATTCAAATGCAGGAGTGTCCATTAATCTTAGTGAGAAGATATTTTCTATGACATATGCCATCACAGCTAGGGCAGCCTTTGGTAAAAAATGCAAAAACCAGAAGAACTTTATATCAGCTGTCAATGAAGGTCAAGAGTTTGTTGGAAGTTTTAGTCTCTGTGAGTTGTTTCCTTCTCACAAATGGCTTCAATGGATCTTCGGCATCACTTCTAAGCTTGAGGAAATTTTCCAAACTTCTGACAGAATTTTTGGAGACATTATCAAAGAATGTGAAGCAGAGATGGCTGCAATGAATGACAAGGGTGGTAAAGCAAGCAGTTTGTTAGGTGTTCTTTTGAATATTAAAGAAGATGGCGATCTTGAATTGCCCCTAAAGACTGAAAACATTAGAGACATTTTAACG GACATTTTCGTTGCTGGGAGTGACACATCATCTATAACTCTAGAATGGGCAATGTTGGAGTTGATAAAAAATCCAAGAGTGATGAGAAAAGCACAAGCTGAGGTGAGACAAGTATTTGGAAGTAAAGAACAAGTCGATGAAACTGGTCTCCATGAGTTGAAGTTCTTAAGTTTAGTTATTAAAGAAACTTTAAGATTACATCCTCCTGCCCCATTTCTTATTCCAAGAGAAACTAAAGAAAGTTGTGCTTTGAATGGATACCATATACCTGCAAAAACTAAAGTCCTAGTCAATGCGTGGGCAATTGGAAGAGATCCAAGGTACTGGACTGAAGCTGAGAAATTTTACCCTGAGAGGTTCATTGATTCTGCAGTTGACTTCAAGGGGTCTAATTTTGAGCTCATCCCATTCGGTGTTGGTAGAAGGATTTGTCCTGGAATATCTTTTGCTATAGCAAATATTGAACTTCCTCTAGCTCAACTTTTGTACCATTTTGATTGGAAATTGCCTCATGGGATCAATCATGAAAATCTAGACATGACTGAGATATCTGGTTTGTTAGTGAAACGAAAAGAAGATCTACACTTGATTCCAGTTCCTCGTAGTTCTGTCCCTAGTTCATCATAA